AGTCGAACGGCCTCTTCGTTCACGGAGTTGCCCGTATTGTTGCCCTTGGCCGTTAGCAGGGCTTGCACCTTCGGACTTATCTGCATTCCGAAGAGACGGCCTGTCCACAGCTCCGGGAAGCCTCCTCCGGCCGTTACCTCTCCGAAGGGACGTACCTTGAAGCGTTCTTTGAGTTTGATATTGAGTGCAGCCCTTTTCTCCGGCACTGTCTCCCGCAGCGTTTTGATGTGCTGATGCCCCTCCAATACCTCCACGGTTTTCACCGCCTCTTGAGGCATGTTACGGGAGGCCAGATTGTAGCGGTTTTGCAGCATGTCTACGCCTTCGATATACATATGCGTGATAGGTTCGCCCTGATATTTGACGAGGCCGTTTGCCGAGACCTCTATTCCCGGCAATTTGCGCAGCAGATCGGCCAGATACCGATCGTCCGGCCCCACGAAAGACGCAGCCGAATAGGCAATCGTATCTCCCAGCTTGCGTACCGGCTCGGCGCGTACCACCACTTCCTTGAGCTTGACGTCGGACGGCACCAAAGCGAAAAGCAGCGGAGGAGCAGCCGCATCGATGGCTTTGCTCATCTTTCTATACCCCATATATCTTACGCTTAGGAGTTTTCCGCCGGCTTTTTTCTCCAGAGAGAACGAGCCGTCGGCTTTCGAGAGGACGAAGGCAAGCGGTTTGCCGGAGGCATCCAAGAGTTGGCACACAGCCCCGGCAAGAGGCTCCCGGCTCTCGGCATCTATCACACGACCGGCAAGTATTTGTCCGGTCGCTTCCTGAGCAACGACAGGCAACAGCCCCGCCACGCACAGCCACAAATACGCCAAAATCGAAGTGACAGCCCTATTCATCATGCTTTATTCCTTTTCCAATGGATTAAACGGCTGAGGTGGCAGATGAGAAAAGTCTACCGGTATCGGGGAATTGACAAAAGCCGGCGAATTGGCCACGACTTCGGCATAATGCTCGTGGATATTACGAATCGTTTTGCGCATCTCTTCACGCGAGCCGACTTTCGTAAAGGCATTTTTCTTGAAATAAATCGGAGACGGAAATGTAATCTCCTGCATTCCGTTCAATTCGAATACGTACTCTCCGTCGTCCGAACCGATAGCGACGATCAGGCCGGGCAATCCCCGAAAAATGTACGGCCCATCCGAGAGGGCAATATCCTCGGCATACCAAGCCGTATAATCCCGTCCGCTGTGGTGGCAGGTGGCCTTTCGGCAGGTATATCCCATGATCTCCTTGGTCTCTTCCCCGATCTGCCAATCGAAAGACGGCGACGGACAACCGTATTCATAAGAACCGACTATCGGATCTCCGTATTGATGATAATCTTGACCCGATGGATAGCCTTTAAGTACGGGAGTCCGCCATTGGGTCTTCTTGACGTAATCATAAGCTTTCGAAAAGATCTCCATAGCAGTCCCTTTCTTCCGAGCTACGGCATCATTCACCGAGTCCGCTGCATACTCGTAAAAGTCTTTGAAGCAACTCCCTCGCTGCCCTATTTCCAATACACACTGTGCTTGGGTTTCTTTGTCTCGCCTCGTGGTATCTTTCACAAAAGAGACTTTGTAAAAAAATCGCCGTTTGGTATAGTCCTCCACCCTCTTGGGCACAGTATCTACCGGCATCCCTTCTGCGCCCACGATACGTGGCACCTGTGCCTGTATGAAGCTCATACTCATAAAAAAGCAGGATGCGAGGAACAAAAGTGTCCTTTTCATGCTGAGTGTTTTATTTGTTTTCATTCCTTCTCCAAAGGATTGTACGGCAAATTTCTGATACGCTGAATATCCTCCGGATTCTTAAGCCTGAATCTTCCCTGATTGATGATGGTCTCGGAATAATTCTCCGAAATGTTTCGGATAATCTTGCGTACTTCTTCGCGCGAATACTTTTGCACCTTTTTGTCGTACAGATATATAGGTGAGGAGAAAGTAATCTCCTGCATTCCATTAAGTTTGAATGCATATTCCCCATCATCCGAAGCGATGGCCACAATCAGGCCGGGCAATCCCCGAAAAATGTACGGCCCATCCGAGAGGGCAATATCCTCGGCATACCAAGCCGTATAATCTCGTCCGCTGTGGCGGCAGGTGGCCTTTCGGCAAGTGTATTCCATGATCTCTTCGGTCTCTTCCCCGATCTGCCAATCGAAAGACGGCGACGGACATTCGTACTCATACCGACCTGTCAATGGCACCTCTTGTTGATGCCGGTCTGTTCCTTCAGGATACCCTTTCAGCAGGACTATTCTCCACTTTATCTTTTTCACCAAACCGGCACCCTCTGTGAATAGCTCCATCATCGAACCTTTTCGCCGGGTAACGGCATCGCTCAAAGAATCCCAGGCCAACTGATACAAATCCATGAAGCTGCTGCCGTGCCGTCCGATCTCCAACACACACTGCGCCTCGGTTTTCTTTTCTCGCTTCAGGGTATCTTCCACAAAAACCACCTTATAAAAGAACCGCCGTTGTGCATAATCCTTTATTTTCTTAGACACGGTGTCCATACGCATTCCTCTCATATCATCGATTCGTGGCACTCCCACTTGCGCCACACCGAAAGAGGATAAAATACAAATGAGGATCACCGTCGATAATATCTTTTTCATAAGCGAAGCTGTTAATGATTGAGGATGAACAAAGTTAACAAAAACCACTCGGCATTTTCCGCCCGCCAAACACAACCTCGCAACTCGCCTGACCGCAATCCTCTCCTGATCGAAGAAGCTTCCAAAATGTCATGAATAAATATCATTCTCAAAGCGTTTTAGAGGTCGGCAAAATTGGGATTGTGATTATCTTTGCGCCCATAGTACGGAATGTACATCAACAACCCCCTTTTTTAAGCCATAAATCAATTATGCGTATTGTCAGTAATTTTTTGTTCGTCTCTCTTTTGGTTTTGCTTTTTGCATCATGCCGCTCCCAGCGAGAAAAAGTCGTTTACCTGCAAGATATCCAAACTTTTAATCGGGAGATTATCGCTAAACCATATGATGTAAAAATTGAGAAGGACGATGTGCTGAACATCCTTGTCAGCAGTAGAGACCCGGAGCTTTCAACGCCCTACAACCAAGTGTTGACCACTCGTGCACTGGCCCGGAGTGGCTATGGCGGCAATTCGAGTGAAGGCTTTCTGGTCGATTCGGAAGGATACATCAATTATCCGATTTTAGGCCGGCTTTATGTAGAGGGCCTTACTCGTACCGAACTGGAGAAGGAGATTCAGAAGAGGATTATTTCCAGTGGATTTATCAAGGATCCTACGGTAACGGTACAGCTTGAAAATTTCAAAGTATCCGTCTTGGGAGAGGTGAATCATCCGGGTTCGATGTCGGTAAAAGGAGAGCGAATAACTCTTTTGGAAGCTATCGGAATGGCCGGAGACCTGACAATCTATGGCCGCCGCGATCGGGTATTTGTCCTTCGCGAAACAAATGGACATCGCGAGGTTTTCCAGACGGATCTCAGAAAGGCCGACTTGCTCACAAGCCCCGTGTACTATCTGCATCAGAACGACGTCATCTATGTGGAACCGAACGACAAGAAAACACAGATGAGCGAGATCAACCAGAATAATAACGTAAACGTATGGCTGAGCGTTACCTCCACTTTGGTATCCATTTCCACGCTGACGATTACTATTGTAGATAAATATAAAAAATAGAGAAAGATGAACTTAATTGAAGATTCAAAAAACACACTTGCCGAAAGCAGATCCCGAATCTATACCAAGGAAGAAACCTCTTTCTTCTCCATCGAAGAATATCTTTTAGGTCTCCTTTCTTCATGGAAATGGATAGTCGGCAGTATTATCGTATGTTTGCTTGTCGCCTATATATATACACAGCGTCAGTCTCCTGCCTACATTGCACAAGCTGCCGTATTAATCAAAAGTGCAGAGAAAAGCGGTGCACCCAGAAGCATGAAACAGTTCGAGGAAATCGGCCTGTTTATGGACAATTCTGAGGTAGAAAATGAAATTCTTGTTCTTAAATCCAAGCGATTAACTGCTATTGTTGTCGATAAACTGGATTTGGATGTATCCATCTCGAAAGATGGTTTTTGGAGACACGAATCTCTATATGGGAAAAGTCCTGTAAGCATCCGCATTACAGACAGAGATTCTACGGAAAGTTATTCGTTTAAGATTGACATCAAAGACTCACGTTCTTTTCAGCTAAGCGATTTCAAACAGCAAAAACTTAACAGGATAAGCGAAATTAAGGTTGAAGGTTCTTTTGGACGTCCGATCGCTACTCCTGTCGGAGAGCTGCAGATAGACAAGACGATTTTCTTTGCTGACTCATGGAAAGGAGGGATCTTATATGTGACGAAAGAGAATATTCGCAAAGTAATACAACGTTACAATAAGGATCTGCAAATTTCTTTAGCAGACAAGAATGCAACGATCGTCAATTTGTCCATGAAGAATGAGGACATGGATTGTGCCAAGGATTTCCTGAATGTCCTGATCAGTTCGTATAATGACGATGTCATGAACGATAAGAAAAGCGTCGCTGTCAGTACAGCTGCCTTCATCGATGAACGCTTGGCCATGATCGGTGGCGAGCTCGGCACGGTAGATACCGAAATCGAAACTTTCAAGAAAAGCAATAATATCACAGATATTTCTACCGACGTGGGTGCTTTCCTTAAAAGCAATGCAGACCTGCAAAAAGATCAGCTTGTGGTAGAAAGAAATCTTTCCTTGGCCAAGTATATCCAATCGTTCCTAAGACAGACCAGTACGGACAATGAACTCATGCCCGCTAACTTAGGCTTGACCGAAAGGGGTATTGATAACAGCATAACACTCTACAATGACCTCAAACTTAAATACGACCGTCTGAAGCAAAGTTCCAGTGAGAGTAACCCGCTTGTACAAGAGATGGCTATGCAACTCGTAGCCATGCGCAAATCGATCAACGCAGCTGTAGACAACTATATCAAGACTTTGAACTTGCAACTCCGGGAGGTCAATAGAGAAATGTCTCGGACGAAAGAGCAGATCAGTGCTGTACCCACTCAGGAGAAAATCATGTCTACGATCCTGCGCCAACAAAAAATCAAGGAAGAACTATATTTGTATCTACTGAACAAGCGTGAGGAGAATGCTCTTCGTTTGGCTATAACAGAGAGTAATGCAAAGATCGTTGATGTAGCGGATGGGCCTTCAGCACCTATTGCTCCGCGCAAACCGCTTATTTTCATGGCGGCATTCTTGCTTGGATTAGTCCTCCCTTCCACTTTCATCTATGTGAAGATGCAGTTCGACAAGTCGGTGCGAGGTCGTAAAGATCTTGAAGGCTTGCTCATACCATTCTTGGGTGAAATACCTACTTATTCCGGTGAGCGAAGCGAAGAAGATCTGGACGTGGTGGTAAAACCGGAAAGTCGCGATTCGGCCAGTGAGGCATTCAGGATACTACGTTCTAATATGGAATTCATGCGCGTCAAGTCGCACGATCTTAAGGCCGTGATGTTCACCTCTGCCAATCCGGGATCGGGAAAATCATTCATGACAGTAAACTTGGCTATTTCAATAGCTCTTACAGGCAAGAAAGTAATTGTCGTGGATTTGGATATCAGAAAGGGTTCTCTTTCTAAACGATTGGGCTTGGGAAATATCGGCGTCACGGATTTCTTATATAACAACAGCATTTCTGTCGATAGCTTGATTACGAAATTTCCTCAAAATGAGAATTTGGATTTGGTTTTAGCAGGTTGCATTCCCCCCAATCCTGCAGAGTTACTGCTGTCGGATCGACTGGATTATTTAATAAAAGAGCTTAAGAACCGATACGACTATGTTTTCTTGGATTCCGTCCCTGCAATGTCGGTAGCGGATGCCATGATCACCAATAGAGTTGCCGATCTGACTATCTATATCATACGTCAAGGAGTATTAGACAGACGCTATCTCGGCGAGATAGAACGACTGTACACAGAAAATAAGTTTACAAACATGTGTCTCGTCTTGAATGACGTGTCTTACTCCGGCTCAAGAGGCACATATGGCTATGGTTATGGCTACGGTTACAGCAACAAGGAGTATGACAAACAAGGCAAGAAGCTCCGTCGTCGCTCTGCCAAGAAGACGAAGAAATTCAAGATTGGCCCCATGAAGAAGAGCTAAAGGAATAGGATGTTTTCTATTTTCAAGCGAAAAACGAAGCAAGTCAATCCCTTTGAACAAGGTTGGTTGACTGACCTGATAGATATACACTGTCATCTGTTGCCTGCAGTGGATGACGGTTCAAAATCTATCGAAGAGACTCTCTCTCTAATTGATCTGCTCGAAGAAATAGGTGTCAAACAACATATACTCACTCCCCATATTATGGAGGAATATCCATCGAATGACGCCATTTTTCTACGTGCACGCTTCGAAGAGTTACTTGCTGCTATCACTCCGGACAAGGCCTCGCGCCTACGGCTCGCGGCAGAGTATATGTTGGATGCTGCTTTCCTTGATAGGTTGGCAGAACCGCTTCTGACGCTGGGAGATCGTTACATTTTGGTGGAAACCTCCTATATGGCTCCTCCTATAGGATTAATCGGGCTACTTGCAGATCTGCGATTCAAAGGTCTTTCCCCCGTATTGGCACACCCCGAACGTTATCTATACATGGAGGAGAAAGATTATGTCGCGATCAAAAAGCAAGGCGTAATGTTTCAACTGAACCTCTTTTCTCTGTTCGGAGCATACAATTCATCTGCATCAGAGAAAGCATATGCATTACTCGAGGCCGGCTATTATGATCTCATAGGGACAGATATACATCACCTGCAGCCTATAGCCCGATTGCTGTCCGAGGCTTCTTTGCCACCGGATCTGGAGGGAAAAATCAAGAGTTTGGTGGAAAACAACACCCGATTGTTTTCTTAGTATCTGACAGATACATTTGTTTGGGTATGACGATAAGGGCTGGTTCCGAATCCCGGAGTCAGCCCTCGATCGTTTTTATAATACAGCGTGTACTGCCGGATGACAACCAAACGGGTCTATGGCTGTTATACTGATAAACGAAAAAACGAATCCCTATTTTGACTACAAAGAAGTATCCGGATATAGCACCCTTATTGGGGTCTAATCCGATGGGTGGATTTCTGCCGGTCGTCTTATTGCTCCTGTTGCTGCCGAGTGCGGGGATAATGGTGGCATGGACGGCTGCCATTGCTCTCTTTGCAATCATCGGAGGGGTGCTCTTTTTTCGTCGAAAAAGCAAGAACTGTCAGCCGTCCGTATTGACTTCGCTGGGTGTACTTGTCCTTTTGCTACCTACTTTGTGGCTATCGAAGACTTCCCCACTCACCGACCTTGGCTGGAGTCTGGCTGCTATGCTCTTGGCTGTGGCTGCGTGCAGGCTGTTCCGCAGAAGCAGTGGCAGAGAGGGAGACTATGCGGATTGTCCGCACAAACGTCTGGTCATGCTGGAGTATGGACGCATTACAGGCAGCATCCTGCGTATATCGTTATTTTTCATTTTCCTTCTGGGACTTTTGCTCTACTTCAGGGTGGGGAGGATTGCACACCTCTTATTGTATCTGCCCGGTGTATCGCTGTTATTGCTCTATATATATGAGGTGATTCGACTCGAATGGGTACGTAGAGAGATGCGCCACGAGGAGTGGATACCGATCACGGATGCACAGGGTGAATCCATCGGACGTATAGCACGATCCGAGACGGAAGCCTTGGCCGATCCTACTGCAGGTCTGCTGCCCGTCGTTCGCCTGATAGCCATATGCGACGAGATGATCTATTTGAGCCATTACTGCAAATGCGATCTTTGCACGGGCGACTGCTATGATACCCCTTTCTTTTCGTGGCTGACTACTGATAAGCATCACAAGGAATTGGCTCAAAGTCTCATAGACGAACGATTCTGCGGTGTAAATCGTCTGAGACCGCACTTTCTCCTGCGATATATCCACAATGAAAATGGAAAAGACCGACTCGTCTATCTCTATTTGGCTCACATGTCCGAGTCGAATATGATCTTGTGCGACAAGGATCCGCGAGCCGGGAAGTGGTGGCCGGTGGATCAGATCGAAGAGCAGCTTTCGGGTCTGACTTTCAGCCCTTATCTCCGCAGTGAAATGCCTTATCTGAGGCAGACCGTACTATTAGCCGAACAGCTCACAAATCTTCACGAATAGAAAAAGCCTTTTTTTAGTCCCGTACCCTTTCCCGATTATGATGGAAAACAATCCCACTCTCTATCTTATTCCGGTACCGCTGGGCGAAACCGAGCACAGCCGCGTACTGCCCGAATACAACAGGACGATCGTCCGCAGCCTGCACCATTTCATTGTAGAGAATATCCGTTCGGCCCGTCGTTTCCTGAAAACGGCAGACCGATCTATCGATATAGATTCGCTCACCTTCTACGAACTCAACAAGCATACATCGGCAGAGGAGGTCAGTACCTATCTCCGCCCTATGGCTACAGGTGAGAGCATGGGGGTTATCTCCGAAGCCGGGTGTCCTGCAATAGCAGATCCGGGCGCGGATGTGGTAGCCATCGCACAGCGCAAGGGATTGAGGGTGGAGCCACTCGTGGGGCCGAGTTCGATCCTGATGGGACTGATGGCTTCCGGCTTCAATGGTCAGAGCTTCGCTTTCAAAGGCTACCTGCCCATCGGAGAAAATGAGCGTTTGGCTGCTTTCAAAGAAATGGAGACGCGGATTTATAATTGTCACGAGACGCAGATCTTCATCGAAACACCTTATCGAAACGACAAACTGGTGGACGAACTCATTCGCCACTGCCGGCCGACGACCAAACTATGCATTGCCTCCCATATCTCCTGTCCCGACGAACTGATTCGTACTCGTACCCTCTCGGAATGGAAGAAAGGGAAGCCTGCACTACATAAAATTCCAACTATCTTCTTACTCTATAAATAATAGATGACACCACTACCTCAAGATTTTGTCTCTGCTATGCGCCCACTGTTAGGGAGCGAAACCGAAGCTTTTTTTGCAGCTCTCGACAGCCCTGCACCAGTAAGCATACGTCGCAATCCTAATAAACCGGGCATCGGTACCACTGTCATGGATCTGCCCACCAATAAGTCTGTGCCCTGGTGTCCCCTCGGTACATATCTGGCTGAGAGGCCTTCCTTCACCAATGATCCGGTTTTCCATGCCGGAGGCTACTATGTACAGGAAGCCTCTTCCATGTTTTTGTGGCAGTTGAAACCTCTGCTCGGCGAATCACCTGTCCGGGCTTTGGATCTCTGCGCTTCCCCGGGCGGAAAGAGCACACTCCTAACCAACATATTGCCCGAAGGCAGTGTATTGGTCAGCAATGAAGTGATCCACCATCGCGCCAATATACTGGCTGAGAACATGATCAAGTGGGGCTATCCGACCGGTATTGTCACCGAAGCAGATCCCGATAGGTTGAAATCCGCAGGAGAGACTTTCGACTTCATTCTGGTCGATGCTCCTTGCTCGGGAGAAGGCATGTTCCGTAAGGATGAGGCTACTCGATCCGAATGGAGCCTGCAAAATGTGGAGCTTTGTGCTCGCAGGCAGCAGCGTATCCTCTCTGCCGCATGGGAAATGTTACAGCCGGGAGGTCTCTTGGCATACAGCACCTGTACCTTCAATACGCTTGAGAACGAAGACAATCTGGTCTTCCTCATCGATACTTTCGGAGCGGAGCCTGTGGCTTTGGATGTTCTCACCGAATGGCAGATCGCCCCTCAACTCAAAGGTGAGGCACCGGCATACCGTTTCTTCCCTCATAAAGTTGCGGGTGAAGGATTTTTCTTCTGCCTCGTTCGCAAACCGGAGAGAGAATCGGTAAGGCATAAGCAACCCAAGAGCAAGGAAAAGAAAAACGCAGAAAAGCATATCCCTCATGGTATCAAATGCTTCGTACATGCCCCCGAAAAATACGAATGGCGATGGATGGGAGATGAGTATGTGCATGCTCTTACGCCCAATGTGCTCGAAATGGTCGAATGTCTCAAGGCAAATGGCATCAGGCTGCACACAGCAGGGATCACAGTGGGGATGCAGAAGGGGAAAGATCTCGTACCGGCTCCGGCTCTGGCTTTGTCCACGGAAATGGACGACCACTCATTCTTCGATATGGAATTTTCACGAGATGAAGCCCTTTCCTACCTGGCCCGACAGTCTGTGACCACCATGCCCGATCTGCCGCTCGGCTTCGTCCTCGCCACGTTCCGCAGAAGGCCGCTCGGCTTCCTGAAAAATCTCGGCACACGTGCCAACAATCTATATCCGCAGGATTGGCGCATTCGAAATCTCGAAACCTCCGAGGACTGTATGGCAGCCAAAGACTGACCCTCCTCTCGTATCGGAAGTATTTCAGACACAAATAATCTGACTGACAGGGAGCCATGCTGCAATCTTTCGGCATGGCTCCCTGCTTTTATACTCGATCAATCTCCGACCCCTGTCGAATAACCGGTCTACACCCGTTCCATGAAAGAGAAACGGGTAGGAAACGACATCCTCCCCGAAAGGTTTCTGTCGAATCCTACCCGTTTGGGTACTAATCGTCTAAACTGCTTTATTTGATCTCCCAAACGTCTCCTTGGATGAGGAGATCATGGAGCTTGCGTATGGGGTTCTTCTGCTGGATCTCTTCGATCTGGGCTTCCACTGCTCTGTCGTAGCAGGGTGCTTCCACGTCGCGGATGACACCGAGAGCGATAGGCATACTATCATCCGTGTAACCCATCATTGCGAGGAGATGGTGCAGCGTTACGTCCTGCTCATACTTATCGTGCACGAGTACGTCATCGAGGGTGTAACCGTCTTCGCCTATCGTAACGGCACGAAGCTTGAGACCTTCCAATACGATTCCTTTATCGCGATTGGCACCGAAGATCATCTT
This genomic stretch from Porphyromonas gingivalis ATCC 33277 harbors:
- the php1 gene encoding polysaccharide biosynthesis protein-tyrosine phosphatase Php1 yields the protein MFSIFKRKTKQVNPFEQGWLTDLIDIHCHLLPAVDDGSKSIEETLSLIDLLEEIGVKQHILTPHIMEEYPSNDAIFLRARFEELLAAITPDKASRLRLAAEYMLDAAFLDRLAEPLLTLGDRYILVETSYMAPPIGLIGLLADLRFKGLSPVLAHPERYLYMEEKDYVAIKKQGVMFQLNLFSLFGAYNSSASEKAYALLEAGYYDLIGTDIHHLQPIARLLSEASLPPDLEGKIKSLVENNTRLFS
- a CDS encoding methyltransferase RsmF C-terminal domain-like protein, which codes for MTPLPQDFVSAMRPLLGSETEAFFAALDSPAPVSIRRNPNKPGIGTTVMDLPTNKSVPWCPLGTYLAERPSFTNDPVFHAGGYYVQEASSMFLWQLKPLLGESPVRALDLCASPGGKSTLLTNILPEGSVLVSNEVIHHRANILAENMIKWGYPTGIVTEADPDRLKSAGETFDFILVDAPCSGEGMFRKDEATRSEWSLQNVELCARRQQRILSAAWEMLQPGGLLAYSTCTFNTLENEDNLVFLIDTFGAEPVALDVLTEWQIAPQLKGEAPAYRFFPHKVAGEGFFFCLVRKPERESVRHKQPKSKEKKNAEKHIPHGIKCFVHAPEKYEWRWMGDEYVHALTPNVLEMVECLKANGIRLHTAGITVGMQKGKDLVPAPALALSTEMDDHSFFDMEFSRDEALSYLARQSVTTMPDLPLGFVLATFRRRPLGFLKNLGTRANNLYPQDWRIRNLETSEDCMAAKD
- a CDS encoding GLPGLI family protein, whose amino-acid sequence is MKKILSTVILICILSSFGVAQVGVPRIDDMRGMRMDTVSKKIKDYAQRRFFYKVVFVEDTLKREKKTEAQCVLEIGRHGSSFMDLYQLAWDSLSDAVTRRKGSMMELFTEGAGLVKKIKWRIVLLKGYPEGTDRHQQEVPLTGRYEYECPSPSFDWQIGEETEEIMEYTCRKATCRHSGRDYTAWYAEDIALSDGPYIFRGLPGLIVAIASDDGEYAFKLNGMQEITFSSPIYLYDKKVQKYSREEVRKIIRNISENYSETIINQGRFRLKNPEDIQRIRNLPYNPLEKE
- a CDS encoding GLPGLI family protein, which produces MKRTLLFLASCFFMSMSFIQAQVPRIVGAEGMPVDTVPKRVEDYTKRRFFYKVSFVKDTTRRDKETQAQCVLEIGQRGSCFKDFYEYAADSVNDAVARKKGTAMEIFSKAYDYVKKTQWRTPVLKGYPSGQDYHQYGDPIVGSYEYGCPSPSFDWQIGEETKEIMGYTCRKATCHHSGRDYTAWYAEDIALSDGPYIFRGLPGLIVAIGSDDGEYVFELNGMQEITFPSPIYFKKNAFTKVGSREEMRKTIRNIHEHYAEVVANSPAFVNSPIPVDFSHLPPQPFNPLEKE
- a CDS encoding polysaccharide biosynthesis/export family protein, with the protein product MRIVSNFLFVSLLVLLFASCRSQREKVVYLQDIQTFNREIIAKPYDVKIEKDDVLNILVSSRDPELSTPYNQVLTTRALARSGYGGNSSEGFLVDSEGYINYPILGRLYVEGLTRTELEKEIQKRIISSGFIKDPTVTVQLENFKVSVLGEVNHPGSMSVKGERITLLEAIGMAGDLTIYGRRDRVFVLRETNGHREVFQTDLRKADLLTSPVYYLHQNDVIYVEPNDKKTQMSEINQNNNVNVWLSVTSTLVSISTLTITIVDKYKK
- the ptk1 gene encoding polysaccharide biosynthesis tyrosine autokinase Ptk1 → MNLIEDSKNTLAESRSRIYTKEETSFFSIEEYLLGLLSSWKWIVGSIIVCLLVAYIYTQRQSPAYIAQAAVLIKSAEKSGAPRSMKQFEEIGLFMDNSEVENEILVLKSKRLTAIVVDKLDLDVSISKDGFWRHESLYGKSPVSIRITDRDSTESYSFKIDIKDSRSFQLSDFKQQKLNRISEIKVEGSFGRPIATPVGELQIDKTIFFADSWKGGILYVTKENIRKVIQRYNKDLQISLADKNATIVNLSMKNEDMDCAKDFLNVLISSYNDDVMNDKKSVAVSTAAFIDERLAMIGGELGTVDTEIETFKKSNNITDISTDVGAFLKSNADLQKDQLVVERNLSLAKYIQSFLRQTSTDNELMPANLGLTERGIDNSITLYNDLKLKYDRLKQSSSESNPLVQEMAMQLVAMRKSINAAVDNYIKTLNLQLREVNREMSRTKEQISAVPTQEKIMSTILRQQKIKEELYLYLLNKREENALRLAITESNAKIVDVADGPSAPIAPRKPLIFMAAFLLGLVLPSTFIYVKMQFDKSVRGRKDLEGLLIPFLGEIPTYSGERSEEDLDVVVKPESRDSASEAFRILRSNMEFMRVKSHDLKAVMFTSANPGSGKSFMTVNLAISIALTGKKVIVVDLDIRKGSLSKRLGLGNIGVTDFLYNNSISVDSLITKFPQNENLDLVLAGCIPPNPAELLLSDRLDYLIKELKNRYDYVFLDSVPAMSVADAMITNRVADLTIYIIRQGVLDRRYLGEIERLYTENKFTNMCLVLNDVSYSGSRGTYGYGYGYGYSNKEYDKQGKKLRRRSAKKTKKFKIGPMKKS
- a CDS encoding SAM-dependent methyltransferase gives rise to the protein MMENNPTLYLIPVPLGETEHSRVLPEYNRTIVRSLHHFIVENIRSARRFLKTADRSIDIDSLTFYELNKHTSAEEVSTYLRPMATGESMGVISEAGCPAIADPGADVVAIAQRKGLRVEPLVGPSSILMGLMASGFNGQSFAFKGYLPIGENERLAAFKEMETRIYNCHETQIFIETPYRNDKLVDELIRHCRPTTKLCIASHISCPDELIRTRTLSEWKKGKPALHKIPTIFLLYK